The Sphingomonas sanxanigenens DSM 19645 = NX02 genome includes a region encoding these proteins:
- a CDS encoding thiamine pyrophosphate-dependent enzyme, whose protein sequence is MEGVPDRRNLPPLRLHVPEPRFRPGDSVDFGDLAIPAAGTAPRPAADAAPDSFHDLAYTMVRVLDDNGQAVGPWDPRLTPDRLRAMLRAMALTRAFDERMFRAQRQGKTSFYMKCTGEEAVAVAAAFALQPDDMCFPSYRQQGLLIARDWDIVDMMNQIYSNRGDRLQGKQLPIMYSVREASFFSISGNLTTQYPQAVGWAMASAAKGDTRIAATWCGEGSTAEGDFHSACTFASVYRAPVIMNVVNNQWAISSFSGFAGAESTTFAARAIGYGIAGLRVDGNDALAVYAATEWAAERARTNQGPTLIEHFTYRAEGHSTSDDPSAYRSADERSEWPLGDPIARLKQHLIALGEWDDERHAAMDLELAEYVKAAARTAEKNGVLGHGMHQPMETLFEGVFEEIPWHLEEQRAQMLSEYDVAGRPGARK, encoded by the coding sequence TTGGAAGGCGTGCCCGACCGCCGCAACCTGCCGCCGCTTCGGCTGCATGTACCCGAACCCCGGTTTCGCCCGGGCGATTCGGTGGATTTCGGCGACCTCGCCATCCCCGCCGCCGGTACCGCCCCCCGCCCCGCCGCCGATGCGGCACCGGACAGTTTTCACGACCTCGCATATACCATGGTGCGGGTACTCGACGACAATGGTCAGGCCGTGGGCCCCTGGGATCCTCGGCTGACGCCCGATCGCCTGCGCGCGATGCTGCGCGCGATGGCGCTGACCCGCGCGTTCGACGAGCGGATGTTCCGCGCGCAGCGGCAGGGCAAGACCAGCTTCTACATGAAGTGCACCGGCGAGGAGGCGGTGGCCGTCGCCGCCGCCTTCGCGCTGCAGCCCGACGACATGTGCTTCCCCAGCTATCGCCAGCAAGGCCTGCTGATCGCGCGCGACTGGGACATCGTCGACATGATGAACCAGATCTATTCGAACAGGGGCGACCGGCTGCAGGGCAAGCAGCTGCCCATCATGTATTCGGTGCGCGAGGCGAGCTTCTTCTCGATCTCGGGCAATCTCACCACCCAATATCCGCAGGCGGTGGGCTGGGCGATGGCGTCGGCCGCGAAGGGCGACACCCGCATCGCGGCCACCTGGTGCGGCGAGGGATCCACCGCCGAGGGCGATTTCCATTCCGCCTGCACCTTCGCCAGCGTCTATCGCGCGCCGGTGATCATGAACGTGGTCAACAACCAGTGGGCGATCAGCAGCTTTTCCGGCTTTGCCGGCGCCGAATCGACCACCTTCGCGGCGCGCGCGATCGGCTATGGCATCGCGGGCCTGCGCGTGGACGGCAATGACGCGCTCGCGGTCTATGCCGCGACCGAATGGGCGGCGGAACGCGCACGCACGAACCAGGGCCCGACATTGATCGAGCATTTCACCTATCGTGCCGAGGGCCACAGCACCTCCGACGATCCCAGCGCCTACCGTTCCGCCGACGAACGCAGCGAATGGCCGCTCGGCGATCCGATCGCGCGGCTCAAGCAGCATCTGATCGCGCTCGGCGAATGGGACGACGAGCGCCACGCAGCGATGGACCTCGAACTCGCCGAATATGTGAAGGCGGCGGCGCGCACCGCCGAGAAGAACGGCGTGCTCGGCCACGGCATGCACCAGCCGATGGAAACCTTGTTCGAGGGGGTGTTCGAGGAGATCCCCTGGCACCTCGAGGAACAGCGCGCGCAAATGCTGTCCGAATATGACGTCGCCGGCCGGCCGGGGGCGCGCAAATGA
- a CDS encoding efflux RND transporter permease subunit: protein MGISHFFIRRPIFAGVIAIIITIIGAAAYFGLPISQYPNVVPPTVTVSATYPGANAETVADTVAAPLEQQINGVDNMIYMSSQSTGDGRLTVTVTFKVGTDLDTSQVLVQNRVALAEPNLPEEVRRQGVVVRKTSPSFLMAVNLQSPDNSLDRSYVSNYALTQLRDRLTRVDGVGDVQVFGARDFAMRVWIDPGRAATLGLTAGEIVSALRAQNVQVAAGTIGQPPYDTGAAHQFNVETQGRFKTAEEFANIIVRTDESGAITRLRDVARVELGAEDYGVNAYLSGQDSLIMAVTQRPGTNALATSEAIKAELADAAKSFPAGLEYKIVWNPTEFISESVTAVQHTLLEAVILVAIVVIIFLQSWRAAVVPILAIPVSLIGTFAVLAGLGYSLNTLSLFGLVLAIGIVVDDAIVVVENVERNIEHGLSPREAAHQSMDEVAGALVAIVLVMCAVFVPTTFLTGISGEFYRQFAVTIAVATIISLVLSLTLSPAVAARLLQPKSTVEPARGPRRWVWLAGTRFNQGFDKLSNWYGGFTHRVANAPRKMLLTYGGLIAATIALFWSTPVGFVPSQDQGYALAAIQLPPGSSLEQTDRVLKKAVKKLLQVPGTEAAVMFAGFDGASNTQAPNAAAAFITFKPFEERTGTDRTELNIENDMRKALADMDDAMVFVVAPPVIQGIGNGGGWRMIVQDRNAAGPQALEQAAGGVIGAAHQDKGLANVFTLYNTATPSIYADIDRAKADMLGVPPARVFEALQTYLGSTYVNDFNLLGRTFRVTAQADAPFRDDPSDIAQLKTRSNGGGMVPIGAVATFEDKTGPYRVTRYNLFPAVEIDGEPAPGYSTGQAMGTMEVIAKQLPQGFQAEWTGIAYEQKSAGNVAAIVFGLAVVFVFLVLAAQFESLILPLAIILIVPMTLLAAMAGVNLRGLDNNILTQIGLIVLIALAAKNAILIVEFAKQAEERGATPLAAAVEAARARLRPILMTSFAFILGVLPLVTASGPGWELRQALGTAVFFGMIGVTLFGLVFTPVFYVALRSLRWKRGQAPEPQGHLQPAE from the coding sequence ATGGGCATCAGTCACTTCTTCATCCGGCGCCCGATCTTCGCGGGCGTGATCGCGATCATCATCACGATCATCGGCGCGGCCGCCTATTTCGGCCTGCCGATCTCGCAATATCCCAACGTCGTGCCGCCCACGGTCACGGTGTCCGCCACCTATCCCGGCGCCAACGCCGAGACGGTGGCGGATACGGTGGCGGCGCCGCTCGAACAGCAGATCAACGGCGTCGACAACATGATCTACATGTCGTCGCAGTCGACCGGCGACGGCAGGCTGACCGTGACCGTAACGTTCAAGGTCGGGACCGACCTCGATACCTCGCAGGTGCTGGTCCAGAACCGCGTCGCGCTCGCCGAGCCGAACCTGCCGGAAGAGGTGCGGCGCCAGGGCGTCGTCGTCCGCAAGACATCGCCATCCTTCCTGATGGCGGTCAACCTGCAGTCGCCCGACAACTCGCTCGATCGCAGCTACGTCTCCAACTATGCGCTCACCCAGCTCAGGGACCGGCTGACCCGCGTCGACGGCGTCGGCGACGTGCAGGTGTTCGGCGCGCGTGACTTCGCGATGCGCGTGTGGATCGATCCCGGCCGCGCCGCCACCCTCGGCCTCACCGCGGGCGAGATCGTTTCGGCGCTGCGCGCGCAGAACGTGCAGGTCGCTGCCGGCACGATCGGCCAGCCGCCCTACGACACGGGTGCCGCGCACCAGTTCAACGTCGAGACGCAGGGCCGCTTCAAGACCGCCGAGGAATTCGCCAACATCATCGTCCGCACCGACGAGAGCGGTGCGATCACCCGCCTGCGGGACGTCGCACGCGTCGAACTGGGCGCCGAGGATTATGGCGTGAACGCCTATCTGTCGGGCCAGGACTCGCTGATCATGGCGGTCACCCAGCGCCCCGGCACCAACGCGCTCGCCACCTCGGAAGCGATCAAGGCTGAGCTTGCGGACGCGGCGAAGAGCTTCCCCGCCGGCCTCGAATACAAGATCGTCTGGAACCCGACCGAGTTCATCAGCGAATCGGTCACCGCCGTGCAGCACACATTGCTCGAAGCGGTGATCCTCGTCGCCATCGTCGTCATCATCTTCCTGCAGAGCTGGCGTGCGGCGGTGGTGCCGATCCTCGCCATCCCGGTTTCGCTGATCGGCACCTTCGCGGTGCTGGCAGGGCTCGGCTATTCGCTCAACACCCTCTCGCTGTTCGGCCTGGTGCTGGCGATCGGCATCGTCGTCGACGACGCGATCGTCGTCGTCGAGAATGTCGAACGCAACATCGAACATGGCCTCAGCCCAAGGGAGGCGGCGCATCAGTCGATGGACGAGGTGGCGGGGGCGCTCGTCGCGATCGTGCTCGTGATGTGCGCGGTGTTCGTGCCGACCACCTTCCTGACCGGCATCTCGGGCGAGTTCTATCGCCAGTTCGCGGTGACCATCGCGGTCGCCACGATCATCTCGCTGGTCCTGTCGCTCACCTTGTCTCCGGCGGTCGCCGCGCGGCTGCTGCAGCCCAAGTCGACCGTGGAACCGGCCCGCGGCCCGCGCCGCTGGGTCTGGCTGGCGGGCACCCGCTTCAACCAGGGCTTCGACAAGCTGAGCAACTGGTATGGCGGCTTCACCCACCGCGTCGCCAATGCGCCCAGGAAGATGCTGCTCACCTATGGCGGCCTGATCGCGGCGACGATCGCCCTGTTCTGGTCCACCCCCGTCGGCTTCGTGCCCTCGCAGGACCAGGGCTATGCGCTGGCCGCGATCCAGCTGCCCCCGGGCAGTTCGCTGGAGCAGACCGACCGCGTGCTCAAGAAGGCGGTGAAGAAGCTGCTGCAGGTGCCGGGCACCGAAGCGGCGGTGATGTTCGCCGGATTCGACGGCGCCTCCAACACCCAGGCGCCCAACGCGGCGGCGGCCTTCATCACCTTCAAGCCGTTCGAGGAGCGCACCGGCACCGACCGCACCGAGCTCAACATCGAGAACGACATGCGCAAGGCGCTGGCCGACATGGACGATGCGATGGTGTTCGTCGTCGCCCCGCCCGTCATCCAGGGCATCGGCAATGGCGGCGGCTGGCGCATGATCGTGCAGGACCGCAACGCGGCAGGCCCGCAGGCGCTCGAGCAGGCGGCGGGCGGCGTGATCGGCGCGGCGCATCAGGACAAGGGCCTCGCCAACGTCTTCACGCTCTACAACACCGCAACGCCCAGCATCTACGCGGACATCGACCGCGCCAAGGCCGACATGCTCGGCGTGCCGCCGGCGCGCGTGTTCGAGGCGCTGCAGACCTATCTGGGCTCGACCTACGTCAACGACTTCAACCTGCTGGGCCGCACCTTCCGGGTGACCGCGCAGGCCGACGCGCCGTTCCGTGACGACCCGTCGGACATCGCCCAGCTCAAGACGCGCTCCAACGGCGGCGGCATGGTGCCGATCGGCGCGGTCGCGACCTTCGAGGACAAGACGGGTCCGTATCGCGTGACGCGCTACAACCTGTTCCCCGCGGTCGAGATCGATGGTGAGCCGGCGCCCGGCTATTCCACCGGCCAGGCGATGGGCACGATGGAGGTGATCGCCAAGCAGCTGCCGCAGGGCTTCCAGGCCGAATGGACCGGGATCGCCTATGAGCAGAAGTCGGCGGGCAATGTCGCGGCGATCGTCTTCGGGCTGGCCGTGGTGTTCGTCTTCCTCGTGCTCGCAGCGCAGTTCGAAAGCCTGATCCTGCCGCTGGCGATCATCCTGATCGTGCCGATGACCTTGCTGGCGGCGATGGCGGGCGTGAACCTGCGGGGTCTGGACAACAACATCCTGACCCAGATCGGCCTGATCGTGCTGATCGCGCTCGCCGCCAAGAACGCGATCCTGATCGTGGAGTTCGCCAAACAGGCCGAGGAGCGCGGCGCGACGCCGCTCGCCGCGGCGGTGGAAGCGGCCCGCGCCCGGTTGCGGCCGATCCTGATGACCAGCTTCGCCTTCATCCTGGGCGTGCTGCCGCTGGTCACCGCCTCGGGCCCCGGCTGGGAGCTGCGCCAGGCGCTCGGCACCGCGGTGTTCTTCGGGATGATCGGGGTGACGCTGTTCGGCCTGGTCTTCACCCCGGTGTTCTACGTCGCGCTGCGCAGCCTCCGCTGGAAGCGCGGCCAGGCCCCGGAACCGCAGGGCCATCTGCAGCCCGCCGAATGA
- a CDS encoding efflux RND transporter periplasmic adaptor subunit codes for MYKSFNPDGSVADTGGADQQGPGAAASTRRWRVPRAGQAAIAAVLVAGATYAGIQGFGNEAQADAPAPPTVTVGQPLVRAVTEWDDYTGRFEASQSVEIRPRVTGQLVALHFKDGDIVRKGQLLFTVDPRPFQAALAEAQARAATAASQLALARSEYARAGRLIADEAVSQEEVDSLRAAVRQGEAGVAAAQAMVRQRALDLEFTRVRSPVTGRVSDRRVDVGNLVGANDSLLTTVLALDPIYFTFDGSEALFLKGKRDRQNGAAAAQQVEIRLQDEAGYSWKGKVDFTDNAIDPRSGTMRGRATIANPDYFLTPGMFGNMRLTGGGVRDALLIPDAAVRTDQARKVVFVVDKSGTVSARPVEAGPQIGGLRVIRSGLNRNDRVVIQGLQFAAPGGKVTPRLVKIDPPAEFKTASSPVRAPAASQATLATH; via the coding sequence ATGTACAAGTCCTTCAATCCCGATGGCAGCGTCGCCGATACCGGCGGCGCCGACCAGCAGGGGCCGGGCGCGGCTGCGTCCACCCGCCGCTGGCGCGTTCCCCGTGCCGGCCAGGCGGCGATCGCCGCGGTCCTCGTCGCCGGCGCCACCTACGCCGGCATCCAGGGCTTCGGCAACGAGGCGCAGGCCGATGCGCCGGCGCCGCCCACCGTCACCGTCGGCCAGCCGCTGGTGCGCGCGGTGACCGAATGGGATGATTATACCGGCCGCTTCGAAGCCAGCCAGTCGGTCGAAATCCGCCCGCGCGTGACGGGCCAGCTCGTCGCGCTGCATTTCAAGGACGGTGATATCGTCCGCAAGGGCCAGTTGCTGTTCACCGTCGATCCGCGGCCGTTCCAGGCGGCGCTGGCCGAAGCGCAGGCGCGTGCCGCCACCGCGGCGAGCCAGCTTGCGCTCGCGCGCAGCGAATATGCCCGTGCCGGCCGCCTCATCGCCGACGAGGCGGTGAGCCAGGAAGAAGTCGACTCGCTGCGCGCCGCCGTCCGCCAGGGCGAGGCAGGCGTGGCGGCCGCGCAGGCGATGGTCCGCCAGCGCGCGCTCGACCTCGAATTCACCCGCGTCCGTTCACCGGTCACCGGCCGCGTGTCCGATCGTCGCGTCGATGTCGGCAACCTCGTCGGCGCCAATGACAGCCTGCTGACGACGGTGCTGGCGCTCGATCCGATCTACTTCACCTTCGATGGCTCGGAAGCCCTGTTCCTCAAGGGGAAGCGCGACCGGCAAAATGGCGCCGCCGCCGCCCAGCAGGTGGAAATCCGCCTGCAGGACGAGGCCGGCTATAGCTGGAAGGGCAAGGTCGACTTCACCGACAATGCGATCGACCCGCGTTCGGGCACGATGCGCGGCCGTGCGACGATCGCCAACCCCGATTATTTCCTCACCCCCGGCATGTTCGGCAACATGCGGCTGACCGGCGGCGGCGTGCGCGATGCGCTGCTGATCCCCGATGCCGCCGTGCGCACCGATCAGGCGCGCAAGGTGGTGTTCGTCGTCGACAAGTCGGGCACGGTCTCGGCGCGGCCGGTGGAAGCCGGCCCGCAGATCGGCGGGCTGCGCGTGATCCGTTCGGGCCTCAACCGCAACGACCGCGTCGTCATCCAGGGGCTGCAGTTCGCGGCCCCCGGCGGCAAGGTCACCCCGCGGCTGGTCAAGATCGATCCGCCGGCCGAGTTCAAGACGGCATCGAGCCCGGTCAGGGCGCCCGCCGCGTCGCAGGCCACGCTGGCCACGCACTGA
- a CDS encoding alpha-ketoacid dehydrogenase subunit beta, with product MNMIQAINSAMDVMMDRDPAVVVMGEDVGYFGGVFRATAGLQAKYGKTRVFDTPITECGIIGVAVGMGAYGLRPVPEIQFADYIYPALDQLVSEAARLRYRSAGEFIAPMTVRSPFGGGIFGGQTHSQSPEGIFTHVSGVKTVIPSTPYDAKGLLIAAIEDNDPVIFFEPKRIYNGPFDGHYDRPARNWSAHPAGEVPEGYYRIDLGKAAIVRPGEAVTILCYGTMVHVVASTIEDLGVDAEIIDLRTLLPLDIETIEESVKKTGRCMVVHEATRTAGFGAELSALVQERCFYHLEAPIERVTGFDTPYPHSLEWAYFPGPVRIGEALKKILKD from the coding sequence ATGAACATGATCCAGGCGATCAACAGCGCGATGGACGTGATGATGGATCGCGACCCCGCGGTGGTCGTGATGGGCGAGGATGTCGGTTATTTCGGCGGCGTGTTCCGCGCCACCGCGGGGCTGCAGGCCAAATATGGCAAGACCCGCGTGTTCGATACCCCGATCACCGAATGCGGCATCATCGGCGTGGCCGTGGGCATGGGCGCCTATGGCCTGCGCCCGGTGCCGGAGATCCAGTTCGCCGACTATATCTATCCCGCGCTCGATCAGCTCGTCTCGGAAGCGGCGCGGCTGCGCTACCGTTCCGCCGGCGAGTTCATCGCGCCGATGACGGTGCGCTCGCCGTTCGGCGGCGGCATCTTCGGCGGCCAGACGCACAGCCAGAGCCCCGAGGGCATCTTCACCCATGTCTCCGGCGTGAAGACCGTCATTCCCTCCACCCCCTATGACGCCAAGGGGCTGCTGATCGCCGCGATCGAGGACAATGATCCGGTGATCTTCTTCGAGCCCAAGCGCATCTACAACGGCCCGTTCGACGGCCATTACGACCGCCCGGCCCGGAACTGGTCGGCGCACCCCGCGGGCGAGGTGCCGGAGGGCTATTACCGCATCGATCTCGGCAAGGCGGCGATCGTCCGCCCCGGCGAGGCGGTGACGATCCTGTGCTACGGCACGATGGTCCACGTCGTCGCGAGCACGATCGAGGATCTGGGCGTCGACGCCGAGATCATCGACCTGCGCACCTTGCTGCCGCTCGACATCGAGACGATCGAGGAGTCGGTGAAGAAGACCGGCCGGTGCATGGTCGTCCACGAGGCGACGCGAACCGCCGGCTTCGGCGCGGAGCTTTCGGCGCTGGTGCAGGAGCGCTGCTTCTACCACCTCGAAGCGCCGATCGAGCGCGTCACCGGGTTCGACACCCCTTATCCCCACAGCCTCGAATGGGCCTATTTCCCCGGCCCGGTCCGCATCGGCGAGGCGCTCAAGAAGATCCTGAAGGACTGA
- a CDS encoding SRPBCC family protein has product MSAFAEKLSDDTVRIVRVLAAPVEQVWTWLVDPGKRAKWFAAGAVDPRPGGRIICVFDHNTLSPEPGAVPERHKGAIGHRGEMTIIDIEPPHLLRHDWGDGSIVTFELAPHAGGTRLTLTHSRLPNLDAMRDVSGGWTSHLAIMEDVVAGRTPRNFWVTHEESEAKVRTLLG; this is encoded by the coding sequence ATGAGCGCTTTCGCCGAGAAACTGTCCGACGACACCGTCCGCATCGTCCGCGTCCTCGCGGCACCGGTCGAGCAGGTGTGGACCTGGCTGGTCGATCCCGGGAAGCGCGCGAAATGGTTTGCCGCCGGCGCGGTCGATCCGCGGCCGGGCGGGCGGATCATCTGCGTGTTCGATCACAACACGCTCTCGCCCGAACCCGGCGCGGTGCCCGAGCGCCACAAGGGTGCGATCGGCCATCGCGGCGAGATGACCATCATCGACATCGAGCCGCCGCACCTGCTCCGGCACGATTGGGGCGACGGATCGATCGTCACCTTCGAGCTCGCACCGCATGCCGGCGGCACCCGGCTCACCCTGACCCACAGTCGGCTGCCGAATCTCGACGCGATGCGCGACGTTTCGGGCGGCTGGACCAGCCATCTGGCGATCATGGAGGATGTCGTCGCGGGGCGTACCCCGCGCAATTTCTGGGTGACGCACGAAGAAAGCGAGGCGAAGGTGCGCACGCTGCTCGGCTGA
- a CDS encoding ArsR/SmtB family transcription factor yields MVERLDATFKALADPTRRAMLANLALGERSIGQLAQPFAISFEGASKHVRMLERAGLVTRRVEGRVHRLALAPAPLAEAEAWLRQWEHFWNNRLDLLEALIKAEHATGDEA; encoded by the coding sequence ATGGTTGAACGACTCGACGCGACCTTCAAGGCGCTTGCCGACCCCACCCGCCGCGCGATGCTGGCGAACCTCGCGCTCGGCGAACGCTCGATCGGCCAACTCGCCCAGCCCTTCGCCATCAGCTTCGAAGGCGCCTCCAAGCATGTCCGCATGCTGGAGCGCGCCGGGCTGGTGACGCGCCGCGTCGAGGGCCGCGTCCACCGCCTCGCGCTCGCCCCGGCGCCGCTCGCCGAGGCGGAGGCATGGCTGCGCCAGTGGGAGCATTTCTGGAACAACCGGCTCGATCTGCTCGAAGCGCTCATCAAGGCCGAACACGCGACAGGAGACGAAGCATGA
- a CDS encoding VOC family protein translates to MRITLSSIIVEDQEKAIAFYRDVLGFVVKTDSPAGSARWITLASPEDEDGAQITLEPAGFDFARDYQRALKANGVPLTAFATADIHADHARLTAAGVTFKAPPSQGDAAMPTVATFDDGCGNWIMLYEEPKG, encoded by the coding sequence ATGAGGATCACATTGTCGTCGATCATCGTCGAGGATCAGGAAAAGGCGATCGCCTTCTATCGCGACGTGCTGGGTTTCGTCGTCAAGACCGACAGTCCCGCCGGCAGCGCGCGCTGGATCACGCTCGCCTCGCCCGAGGATGAGGATGGCGCGCAGATCACGCTCGAACCGGCGGGCTTCGACTTCGCCAGGGACTATCAGCGCGCGCTCAAGGCCAATGGCGTGCCGCTGACCGCCTTCGCAACCGCGGACATCCACGCCGACCACGCCCGGCTGACCGCCGCCGGCGTGACCTTCAAGGCGCCGCCGTCGCAGGGCGATGCGGCGATGCCCACCGTCGCCACCTTCGACGATGGCTGCGGCAACTGGATCATGCTGTACGAGGAGCCCAAAGGATGA
- a CDS encoding dihydrolipoamide acetyltransferase family protein, whose protein sequence is MALFTFKLPDIGEGISEAEIVAWHVAVGDLVTEDQQICDMMTDKATVEMESPVAGKVVQVGGEVGDVIAIGSALVVIEVEGEAGEVAERIAAETPDAETVEKVEEAAAPSPLWGEGGERGAERGEASGAAPEIRHTDTASLPGPLPEGEREQQERKKILASPAVRDRAHRLGIDLADVKPAQGDRVRHADLDAYLTYNGAAQGLHPAGAARADETVKVIGLRRRIAENMAASKRAIPHFTYVEEIDVTALEDMRADLNDNRGSRPKLTLLPLLIVAICRAVPRFPMINARFDDEAGVVTRHGAVHLGMATQTDAGLMVPVIRDAQAKNVWQLASDILRLADAARSGKARSEELSGSTLTVTSLGPLGGIATTPVINRPEVAIIGPNRIVERPVIRDGEIVAAKLMNLSISCDHRVVDGWDAASFVQAVKTLLETPVLLFAD, encoded by the coding sequence ATGGCGCTGTTCACGTTCAAGCTGCCGGATATCGGCGAAGGCATTTCCGAGGCGGAGATCGTCGCGTGGCACGTCGCGGTGGGCGACCTGGTCACCGAAGACCAGCAGATCTGCGACATGATGACCGACAAGGCGACGGTCGAGATGGAATCGCCGGTGGCCGGCAAGGTCGTTCAGGTCGGCGGCGAGGTCGGCGATGTGATCGCGATCGGCTCCGCGCTGGTGGTGATCGAGGTGGAGGGTGAAGCCGGCGAGGTCGCCGAGCGGATCGCCGCCGAAACGCCTGACGCGGAGACGGTCGAGAAGGTCGAGGAAGCGGCGGCACCCTCTCCCCTTTGGGGAGAGGGCGGGGAGAGGGGAGCCGAGCGAGGCGAAGCGAGCGGTGCCGCCCCCGAAATCCGTCACACGGACACTGCCTCTCTCCCCGGCCCTCTTCCCGAAGGGGAGAGGGAGCAGCAGGAGCGGAAGAAGATCCTCGCCTCCCCCGCGGTGCGCGATCGCGCGCATAGGCTCGGCATCGACCTCGCCGACGTGAAGCCCGCGCAGGGCGATCGCGTGCGCCATGCCGATCTCGACGCCTATCTCACCTACAACGGCGCCGCGCAGGGCCTGCATCCCGCCGGCGCCGCGCGAGCGGACGAGACCGTCAAGGTCATCGGCCTGCGCCGCCGCATCGCCGAGAATATGGCGGCATCGAAGCGCGCCATACCCCACTTTACCTATGTCGAGGAGATCGACGTCACCGCGCTGGAAGACATGCGCGCGGACCTCAACGACAATCGCGGCAGCCGGCCGAAGCTGACCTTGCTGCCGCTGCTGATCGTCGCGATCTGCAGGGCAGTGCCGCGCTTCCCGATGATCAACGCGCGTTTTGACGACGAGGCGGGTGTCGTCACCCGCCACGGCGCGGTGCATCTCGGCATGGCGACGCAGACCGATGCCGGGCTGATGGTGCCGGTGATCCGCGACGCGCAGGCGAAGAATGTCTGGCAGCTCGCCAGCGACATCCTCCGCCTGGCCGACGCCGCGCGCAGCGGCAAGGCCAGGTCGGAAGAATTGTCGGGCTCGACGCTGACCGTCACTTCGCTCGGCCCGCTCGGCGGCATCGCGACGACCCCGGTGATCAACCGCCCGGAGGTCGCGATCATCGGCCCCAACCGCATCGTCGAGCGGCCGGTGATCCGGGACGGCGAGATCGTCGCGGCCAAGCTGATGAACCTGTCGATCAGCTGCGACCATCGCGTCGTCGACGGGTGGGATGCGGCGAGCTTCGTCCAGGCCGTCAAGACGCTGCTCGAAACGCCGGTGCTGCTGTTCGCAGACTGA
- a CDS encoding TetR/AcrR family transcriptional regulator translates to MKTGTKAGAPKDGCCEAPRKAAGERIFDVARDLFYKRGIRAVGVDEIVGQAGVTKPSLYRSYESKDALVAACLESFRDDKDLKVDAVIAAAGDDPRSQLRAVIQLYAADMMAPDFRGCPMSNTAVEFPEAHPARAVLEDCKIGFRDRLVGITRQMSVREPEALADGILMLIEGAYSTHHIFGSQGPCQALVRAADALIEAYTPIRTA, encoded by the coding sequence ATGAAGACGGGGACCAAGGCGGGCGCGCCGAAGGACGGATGCTGCGAAGCGCCGCGCAAGGCGGCGGGCGAGCGCATCTTCGATGTCGCCCGAGACCTTTTCTATAAACGCGGGATCCGCGCCGTCGGGGTCGATGAGATCGTCGGCCAGGCCGGGGTGACCAAGCCCAGCCTCTATCGAAGCTACGAATCGAAGGATGCTCTCGTCGCCGCCTGCCTCGAAAGCTTTCGCGACGACAAGGACCTTAAGGTCGATGCGGTGATCGCGGCAGCCGGAGACGATCCGCGCAGCCAGCTCCGCGCGGTGATCCAGCTTTACGCCGCCGACATGATGGCGCCCGATTTTCGGGGCTGCCCCATGTCCAACACCGCGGTCGAGTTCCCCGAGGCTCACCCGGCGCGCGCGGTGCTCGAAGACTGCAAGATCGGGTTCCGCGACCGGCTGGTCGGCATCACCCGCCAGATGAGCGTGCGCGAGCCGGAGGCGCTGGCCGACGGCATATTGATGCTCATCGAGGGCGCCTACAGCACGCACCACATCTTCGGATCGCAGGGCCCCTGCCAGGCGCTGGTCCGTGCCGCCGACGCGCTCATCGAGGCGTATACGCCGATCCGTACGGCGTAA